TGAAAAGCTTCAACCGATGTTGTTTTTGTTAGCATTTCATCACCTTCTCATTAAACTGTTAATAACTTATCATTTATTGCTTCATTTAGCAAATACCATTCTTTGCTGTGTTATAATGACTTTGATTGGAGGATTCACATGAATAATAAACCACTTAAAAGATGGACCTTCCTGGATACCATCAATGCAGCCCTGCTGATAGTCGTTCTGCTGTTCATGCTCGATTTCGAGAACAACAGAGCCGTATCCATCATTCTTCTGGCTGTATTTGCATTCTGGATTACAACCGTGATCCTGAGGAACGTCTTCATCTCCAAAATTGAAAAGGACCCGAACCATCCGATGCATAGGCAGCAGTCGGGTAAAGGGGAAGATAAATAGAGAGCGAACTATGACAGTTCGCTCTCTATTTCGTTGAGCTGATCATAATACTCCTGATCCAGCTGCTGATAAGTCTCCCTTAATGGGAGTATATTCTGCAGCTGCAGTTCCTGGAGCTGTTCATTGTACTGCATCGTGTTCTTGCGCTCTTCGTAGTACTTTTCAAAACCATAGTACATCTCAAGGGTGAGGCTGCGGACACGTACTCCCTTATCGGTCTCGAGGTTCATTTCATTCAGTGATTGTATATGTTCGTTAATGAGGGGGAGCATGACTTCATCGATATGCTCCATCTTCTCCGCCCTGGATTCATCCTGCTGCAGCATCTCGGCCTCTTCTTCGAGCGCCGTGCTATTTTCATTGATCTGGGTGACGATTGCATCCATCTCTTCCGTCTCAGCTTCATCGCTGATCGAATCTATCACTGCATCCCTCTCCTCCTGGTTTTCCATGAAGGTCTGGCTCAGTTGGATGAGCGACTCATTGGAACGGACGGACATATAATACGTTTCTGTATAGTCACTCAGCTGCTGGACGAAGGTCCCCTTCAGCTCCAGGCTCTCAAGGTACGATTCATGGATTTCCGCCAGTTCCTCATTTGAGACTTCGATGCCTGCCACTGCCTCTTTCATCTCCGAGACAATGGGCATGATCTCCTCATCCAGCGTTTCAATCAGGGAAGCAAGCCTTTCCATATCAATCTCCTCGTTTCTGGGAGAGAGCGTTTCGGGCAGATCACCGATTTCCAGCTGACTCATCTTCTCGTCATATTCGGAATCAAGCACATGCACATCATCCATGCTTGCCATATAACTTTCGACATCCGCCTGGAAACTGGAAGTGCAGCCCGCCAACAGGAGGATACCCAGCACCATGGATACTATAATTGAAATTTTTTTATTATGCACGGAAGGTCACACTTTCATATTGTTATAGTGAGGCGGCCTCTGCTCCAATTGCTAAACAAAATATAGCACACATGATGAATCATAACAATGGAATGGATATTGGATTGGCAAACCGGGGGATATTGCCTTATAATGGTGATAAGTATTTTCTCTTGAAAGGAAAAGTTATGGTGAACCATACTCAAATCGAAGAAGACTTAAGGTCTCTATTAGATCATTCAGAAATAAAAACATATGAACCCTTAAAAAAATATACATATACGGAAACCGGAGGTCCTGCAGACTTCTACATCACCGTCCATGATATCGAAGACGCCTCCCGCGTCCTCCAGTACAGTTACAGTAATAATATTCCTGTAACTTATCTTGGCAATGGCTCCAACATCATCATAAGGGATGGCGGGATCCGCGGCATTGTATTGAACCTGCTCGAGTTGAATTATTTATTCGAGTCGGATGACATCATTACAGTAGGCAGCGGACGCGCCATCATTGACGTCTCCAACTATGCAAGGGACCTCTCGCTGACCGGTATGGAGTTTGCCTGTGGCATCCCCGGGAGTGTCGGGGGCGCCGTCTATATGAATGCAGGTGCCTATGGCGGCGAAATCAAGGACTGCCTCCTCGAGGTCACCGTTTTGGATGAAACCGGCAGAAGAATCACTTTGAGGAATGACGAGCTGGGACTCGAATACAGGAAAAGCATGGTCCAGGAAAACGACTATGCTGTGGTCGAAGCCAAGTTCAGACTGAAACCCGGGAAACTGGATGAGATTCAGAAAATGATGGATGACCTGACGGAACGCCGGTCAACCAAACAACCTCTCGAGTACCCCTCATGCGGGAGTGTCTTCCAGAGGCCGCCCGGCAATTTTGCAGGTAAACTGATCCAGGAGGCTGGCCTTCAGGGCTACCGTATCGGTGGCGTCGAAGTTTCGAAAAAGCATGCCGGCTTCATGGTCAATGTGGATGGCGGCACAGCAGGTGACTATGAAGCCCTGATTGAACATGTGCAGAAAAGGGTCTTCAACCTTTTCGGTGTCACCCTGAACCGCGAAGTGCGCATCATCGGTGAACCTGCCCATAAGCAGGTGGAACCCTACAAGTGACGTTCCGTATAATAAAAGACCCATCAAATGATGGGTCTTTCTTTTTATTGCTCCAGAGCCTGCTCGATTTCTTCAAGCTGGCCGATTGTCGTCATCACACCGCCTGAAGCGAGGTACCAGAGTTTTGCGTCGAGGTCGACAACCCTGTCGTTCTTGATCGCGTCCACATCCTGTATGACATTATTGTCAAGGACTGTGCTGGAGGAGGACTCTCCACCAATGGCGCTTCCCCTGTCGAGGGCAAGGATGATGCCTGGGTTCCTATCATTGATATATTCGTAACTGATGGCCTGGCCATGCCTTGTAGTCGAGATTTCCTCATCTACCGGTTCAAATCCAAGGTCTTCAAAAAGGAATCCGTAACGTCCACCTGGTCCGTGTGCTGAAAGTTCACCTTCATTTGCCATGACGAACAGCATCGTTTCATCTGTATCCGTCACTTTCTGCTTCACTTCCTCTATCTTGCTGTCAAGATCTGCATTCAGTGACTCAGCTTCTGAAGATTTGTCGTAGATGTCCCCGATCATCTGTGTATAATGTTTGACTTCTTCGAAATAATTTTCATTCGAAGGTGCGACATAGAGCACTTGGGCATCCGGTGCCGCTTTCTCAAACTCATCAATCATTGCGGAAGTCGCCTGACGTCCTGAAATCATGATGACCTCAGGCTGCAGTTCAGCAATCTTTTCGAAGTCCGGATCTTTCAGTGTACCGAGGTTTGCGTACTCATCTCCCTGAAACGCTTCAAGTTCATCAGGCAGTGTGCTTGCACTTTGTCCTTTAGGCAGTCCGACGACGCTGTCCGCCTCGCCGAGTTCATGGATTGTGGAAAGTGCACCATAGTCGAATACTGCGACTTTTTCCGGATTCACCGGCACTTCCACAGTTTCCGAAACTTCTTCACTTGCTTCTTCTCCTTCTGCAGCTTCATCGGAAATCGTGAACTGGTTTTCCACTTCAACAGTTTCCTGCCCTTCCGATTCTGACGCTTCACTTTCAGAGGTACTTTCTCCATTTCCACATGCTGCAAGGACCATGAGTACCATTACAGTAAACAATAAGTAAAATTTCTTCATTTTCCATTCCTCTTTCCAATTAGTGTTTTCAGCCCCCACTAAAAACATCCATATATCCGATAAGTCCCCATCACCTCCTTAAATGCATACGCCTCACATATACTATGCCCGTACCTGGTCTTCGATGAAATCATCCACCGAAGCATCTTGATGCTCGTCGAAGTACACGCATATCTGCTGTCCATAGATGCACTCTATATTGATGTCCATTTCGTATATGTCCTCAAGGATTTCCTTCTTGATGACATCATCCTTCTTGCCGCTGACTGCCACTTTCCCGTCTTTCATTGCAACGATGTTATCGGAATAGCAGGAAGCGAAATTAATGTCATGGATGACGATGATGATCGTCTTATTGCGTTCCCTCACGAGCCTCCTCAAGATCTGCATGATCTGCACGGAGTGCTTCATGTCAAGATTGTTGAGCGGTTCATCGAGGAAGATGTATTCAGTATCCTGGGCAATCGTCATGGCAATGTATACACGCTGCCTCTGGCCGCCGGAAAGTTCATCGATATAGCGCTCTTCATATTCCTCAAGTTCCATGTAGCTGATCGCCTCATCGATGATTTCGTGGTCCCTTTCGTTCAGCCTTCCCTTTGAATAGGGGAACCGGCCGAAACTGATCAGTTCACGTACCGTGATCTTCAGATCCATGTGGTTGGACTGCTTCAGGATGGCAATCTTCTTGGCAAGGGCATCACTTGGTGCCTGAAGGATGTTCTTCCCTTCCAGCAGCACCTCTCCACTGTCCTGGTCGAGCAGGCGTGTGATCATGGACAGCAGCGTACTCTTGCCGGCGCCATTCGGTCCGATGAAGGAAGTGACTTTCCCTTTGGCAATTGAAACGGATACGTCATTGACTACTTTCTTTTGGCCGTAAATTTTTGATATACCTTTAAGATCGATCATCTTCGACTCTCCTTAAGCATTAATATGATGAAGTACACACCGCCGACAAGGTTGATGATTACACTGATCTCAACCGCCTGGTTGAATACGTACTGGGTCAGCATCTGACCGAGGAGTAACGTAATCACTGCAAGCAGCGTACTCCCGAGGAGCAGGTAGCGGTGTTTGAACGTTTTGAACATTTCATGCGCCAGGTTGACAACAAGCAGGCCGAGGAACATGATCGGCCCTACGAGTGCGGTCGATACCGATACCAGAACCGCAATGATGAGCAGAAGCTGGGAAACTTTTCTATCGTAGTTTATACCCAAGTTTATCGCATGATCCCGTCCTAATGCAATCACGTCCAGGGAATGGAAGTCCCTGAGTACTATGATCAGCATGAGGAGGACGATTGCACCGGTGATCCAGATCAGGGAATCATTGATGGCATTGAATGATGCGAACATCGAATTCTGCAGGATCAGGAAATCGTCCGGATTGATCAGCATCTGCATGAACGTCGACAGGCTGTTGAAGAACGTGCCCAATATGATGCCGATCAGGAGCAGCAGGAATACATGGCTGCCGGTAAGCTTGAAAAGATACTTGAATACCAGGACTGTAAAGATCACAAGCCCGAACATGCTGACCAGATAGTTGACGAAATCATTGGTGAGCAGCGGGGAATTGGTCCCTACTATGAATACGATGATGGTCTGTATGAACAGATAGACCGAATCAAGCCCCATGATTGATGGGGTCAGAATGCGGTTTTTCGTGATCGTCTGGAAGATGACTGTCGAAATCGCAATCGCTATGCCTACGATCAGCATCGTCACCACCCGGTTGACCCGGGAAGGAAGCTGATAGAACAGTATGTCGAAATTCAACTGATAGAGGACATAGAACCCTGCAATCGCCAACGTCACAATCGTCAATATGAGAAGCAGGCGGTTGTTCTTTCCATTATGCATTTGATTTCACCCTCCTGAATATCATGATCAAGAAGATGAAACTTCCTATGACACCGATCATCAGCCCGATTGAAATTTCGTACGGAAAGATGATCACACGTCCAAGAATATCACATATCATTACGAACACTGCCCCAAGTACTGCTGTTTGAAGAATCGTATTCTTCAGGTGATCCCCCTGAAATATGGAAATGATATTCGGAATGATCAGACCAAGGAATGGCAGCATTCCCACAGTAACGACTACAAGCGCTGTAATCACTGCAGTAATAAGCAGACCTATGTTTATGACCCTTTTGTAGTTGAGCCCAAGATTCTTTGAAAAATCCTGTCCCATTCCCGCAATCGTAAATTGATTGGCATACAGAAGTGCAATGATCAGGAATGGAATGCTTATGTATAGGACTTCATACCGGCCGGAGATGATGATCGAAAAATCCCCCTGCAGCCAGCTTGATAGGGACTGGACCGAATTCGTCCTCAGGCTGAGGAAGGTCGCCACGCTGGAGACCACATTCCCTAGCATCAGCCCGATGAGTGGAACGAATACCACATCCTTGAACTGTACACGCTGTATAATCTGCATGAACAGCAGTGTACCTGCCAGGCTCAATGCCGAAGCGAAGAGCAGTTTCACAAGAAGGCTCGCCGTCGGGAAGAACATCAGTGCGATCAATATGCCGAGCCGTGCCCAATCCATCGTACCCGCAGTGGTGGGAGAAACAAATTTGTTGCGGGTCAGCTGCTGCATGATCAGGCCACACACACTGAGTGATGCACCTGCGATGATGATGGCGATGGTCCTTGGAAACCGGCTCTCCATGATGATGTTCTTCTGGTTGTCGGTCAAGTTGAAAAGATCACCAGGAGCAAGGTCGACGACGCCCACAAACATCGAAATAATTGATAGCACGACCAATAATATAATCATGATGTCCAGTCTGAATAGTTTATGTATCATATTAATCCACCTTAATTGATAATGATTATCACCGATAATCACAGTTACAATTATACACTGAAAGCTGTTATTTTCAAGCGTTTACACGATTCAGATAAAAAATAAAGCCATCCAATTGAACATCAGATGGCGTGTTTTAGTATCAGTTGATGATGATGGTGTTGCCGTTCGGCGCCTCTTCCGAGCCTGAAAGGATGGACATGACCGTGTTGATGGCCTCGGAATTCGAGCGTTCCGGTGATTCCTCATATCTGATGGAAGGACGGTAGCTGAGTGCATACACATCGACATCCTCCTTCCTAAGCTCTGCAGCAGTGGAATGTGTGAGTGCCTCGATGGCCCCGGTCACCGTATAGTACAGGTTCCGTTCGAAGACATCTTCAAAGGATGGTTCGATGACATTGATGATCTTGGCGTCCCGCTCATCCTTCAGCATGGGCCGCAATGTACGTATGCCGAGATAGGTGCCCCATACATGCTCATACATCACCTGGTTGAACTCATCAAACGACACATCATATACGGAACGGTTTTCTGTAAATATGGTATGGACGAGTATGATTCCATTCAATGTATTATAATCCTGCTGTATTTCCTCGACGGTAGCCACCCAGTCGATCTCCTTAGATTGCTCCAGAAGGACCACCTTATGATTGCCTTCCGAACGCTCCTGGAGCGCCTTCAGAAGATTGTCCAGCTCCACGTGTTCAAGCCCTGCAAGAATGACATTTGCACCCTGCTCTGCCAGATGCATGGACAGTTCCTTGCCGAGCGGTGTGACAGCACTCGATACGATATAAGTTTTATCCTGCAAATTCATGGTTTCCTCCTGATTTCAAGCTTCCAATCTATATATATTGTAAACCTTAAGAGGCCACTTTACAAACAGCAGTATCTGCATGAGGAACCGGTCTACTCTACAGTGATCTCGGCTTGTGGCATAGTATGCAGTTGCATTGCGTCGACATGTGAAATGACCGTATAGGTACCCGCTTCTTCGAATGTATACTCCATGGTGTACACCCCATCCGCGTCATGCTGCGCTTCAATATTTTCCAGGCTCTCCTCGCCAGACAGTACTTCGTACATCACTTTGTCCGCATCCGTGATATCCTCGCCATTTGAATGCACGTGGGCGCTGAATTCGACTGTATCGCCGGCTTCTGCAGTCTCCGGCACTTCCAGGTCGACTTCAAGTGCATGCACTTCATCCTCGCCTGGGTTGTCATGGTTCATTTCAGCCTCAGTCTCCCCACCATTGCCGCAGGCCGTGAGAAGTGCCAGACTGAGCATCATTGCAAACATCATAAATTTCGATTTCATGGTTATTGCTCCTTTTATAAATCTATATATGAAATCATAGCACGGAAAAGGACAGCACGTTTACACCCTAATTGTCATTTGTTTGAAAGCATTGTGTCGGAAAAATGACAAAAAGCCGATTTTCATCGGCTTCCTGATCATCGTATCTTTTTCATGAGGTTGGCCATTTCTATGGCGCCGGTTGCAGTTTCCGCACCTTTGTTCCCGGCCTTGGTGCCTGCACGCTCGATTGCCTGCTCGATATTTTCAGTGGTGATGATGCCGAACATGACGGGGACACCTGTAGTGAGCCCCGCCTGGGAAATGCCCTTGGCGGCCTCATTGCAGACATAGTCATAATGCGTCGTACTGCCGCGGATGACACAGCCGAGCGCCACCACTGCGTCATAATTCCCCGACTCCGCCAGCGTCTTGGCTGCAAGCGGGATTTCAAATGCACCCGGCACATAGATGAGGTCGATGTCTTCAGTATCGACATCGTGGCTGACGAGCGCCCCTTCTGCTCCGCTGACGAGCTGGGATGTGATGAAGTCATTGAACCTTCCGGCCACAATGGCAATCTTAAGGTCTGTACCGATCAATTTTGTGTCTATTCTATTCATATAATTTTGCCTCCTAGAGCAGATGTCCGAGTTTTTCCTTTTTGGTCTTCAAATAATCCTGGTTGACGACATTCGCCTGAACAATGTGGCTCTGCCGGTTCACCTTGATGCCTTCCTCTTCGAGCCCCCTGATTTTTCTTGGGTTGTTGCTGAGCAGTGTCACCTCATCCAGCCCGAGCTGGTGGAGCATATCCGCAGCAACATCGTATTTCCTCAAGTCGGCATCAAAACCGAGATGCTCGTTTGCACTTACCGTATCATAGCCCTGCTCGATCAGTTCATAGGCTTTGAGCTTGTTGATCAGACCGATCCCCCGGCCTTCCTGCCTCATATACAGGATGATGCCATCCTGGTCGTTTATGATGCGCATCGCACGTTCCAGCTGTTCTCCACAATCGCAGCGCTGACTGTGGAAGACATCCCCGGTCAGGCATTCGGAGTGGATCCTCACTGTCATGTTGTTCTTCAGTTCGCCGTGTACAAGCGCAAGATGTTCCTTGCCCGTGTCATTGTCTACGAATCCGTACATCTTGAACCGGCCATAGTCCGTCGGCAGCTGGACGGTACTTTCCAGGGTGACGCCTGTGAATTTCTGCATGTGCCGCTTCAGATCTTCTATCGTTATCATTTTGAGGTCATGCTTCTCCTTGTAGATTTCAAGGTCGTCCACACGCGCCATCGTGCCGTCATCATTCATGATTTCACATATTACTCCAACCGGCACCGCCCCTGACAGGCGGGCCAGATCCGTCGATGCTTCGGTGTGTCCCATGCGTTCAAGCACTCCGCCATCCTTTGCCACCAGCGGAAATATATGGCCGGGGGCGTTGAAATCAGAAGGCTTAACCCCTCCCTCCGTCAGCGCACGGATCGTATCATACCGTTCATGGGCACTGATGCCGGTCGTCGTGGAGACATGGTCGATGGAGGCCGTAAAAGCCGTCCCATGGGGATCTCTGTTGTTGTTCACCATCGGGGAGAGCCCGGCCTTTTCTGCAATTTCACCGGTCAGCGGCGTACAGATCAGGCCGCGGCCATGGGTGGCCATGAAGTTCACTTCATCGGCTGTAATATACTCTGCGATACCTACCAGATCCCCTTCATTTTCACGAT
The sequence above is drawn from the Salinicoccus roseus genome and encodes:
- the murB gene encoding UDP-N-acetylmuramate dehydrogenase, whose product is MVNHTQIEEDLRSLLDHSEIKTYEPLKKYTYTETGGPADFYITVHDIEDASRVLQYSYSNNIPVTYLGNGSNIIIRDGGIRGIVLNLLELNYLFESDDIITVGSGRAIIDVSNYARDLSLTGMEFACGIPGSVGGAVYMNAGAYGGEIKDCLLEVTVLDETGRRITLRNDELGLEYRKSMVQENDYAVVEAKFRLKPGKLDEIQKMMDDLTERRSTKQPLEYPSCGSVFQRPPGNFAGKLIQEAGLQGYRIGGVEVSKKHAGFMVNVDGGTAGDYEALIEHVQKRVFNLFGVTLNREVRIIGEPAHKQVEPYK
- a CDS encoding EMYY motif lipoprotein; translation: MHNKKISIIVSMVLGILLLAGCTSSFQADVESYMASMDDVHVLDSEYDEKMSQLEIGDLPETLSPRNEEIDMERLASLIETLDEEIMPIVSEMKEAVAGIEVSNEELAEIHESYLESLELKGTFVQQLSDYTETYYMSVRSNESLIQLSQTFMENQEERDAVIDSISDEAETEEMDAIVTQINENSTALEEEAEMLQQDESRAEKMEHIDEVMLPLINEHIQSLNEMNLETDKGVRVRSLTLEMYYGFEKYYEERKNTMQYNEQLQELQLQNILPLRETYQQLDQEYYDQLNEIESELS
- a CDS encoding iron chelate uptake ABC transporter family permease subunit, yielding MHNGKNNRLLLILTIVTLAIAGFYVLYQLNFDILFYQLPSRVNRVVTMLIVGIAIAISTVIFQTITKNRILTPSIMGLDSVYLFIQTIIVFIVGTNSPLLTNDFVNYLVSMFGLVIFTVLVFKYLFKLTGSHVFLLLLIGIILGTFFNSLSTFMQMLINPDDFLILQNSMFASFNAINDSLIWITGAIVLLMLIIVLRDFHSLDVIALGRDHAINLGINYDRKVSQLLLIIAVLVSVSTALVGPIMFLGLLVVNLAHEMFKTFKHRYLLLGSTLLAVITLLLGQMLTQYVFNQAVEISVIINLVGGVYFIILMLKESRR
- a CDS encoding FixH family protein codes for the protein MKSKFMMFAMMLSLALLTACGNGGETEAEMNHDNPGEDEVHALEVDLEVPETAEAGDTVEFSAHVHSNGEDITDADKVMYEVLSGEESLENIEAQHDADGVYTMEYTFEEAGTYTVISHVDAMQLHTMPQAEITVE
- the ribH gene encoding 6,7-dimethyl-8-ribityllumazine synthase, coding for MNRIDTKLIGTDLKIAIVAGRFNDFITSQLVSGAEGALVSHDVDTEDIDLIYVPGAFEIPLAAKTLAESGNYDAVVALGCVIRGSTTHYDYVCNEAAKGISQAGLTTGVPVMFGIITTENIEQAIERAGTKAGNKGAETATGAIEMANLMKKIR
- a CDS encoding ABC transporter ATP-binding protein, which produces MIDLKGISKIYGQKKVVNDVSVSIAKGKVTSFIGPNGAGKSTLLSMITRLLDQDSGEVLLEGKNILQAPSDALAKKIAILKQSNHMDLKITVRELISFGRFPYSKGRLNERDHEIIDEAISYMELEEYEERYIDELSGGQRQRVYIAMTIAQDTEYIFLDEPLNNLDMKHSVQIMQILRRLVRERNKTIIIVIHDINFASCYSDNIVAMKDGKVAVSGKKDDVIKKEILEDIYEMDINIECIYGQQICVYFDEHQDASVDDFIEDQVRA
- a CDS encoding siderophore ABC transporter substrate-binding protein; protein product: MVLMVLAACGNGESTSESEASESEGQETVEVENQFTISDEAAEGEEASEEVSETVEVPVNPEKVAVFDYGALSTIHELGEADSVVGLPKGQSASTLPDELEAFQGDEYANLGTLKDPDFEKIAELQPEVIMISGRQATSAMIDEFEKAAPDAQVLYVAPSNENYFEEVKHYTQMIGDIYDKSSEAESLNADLDSKIEEVKQKVTDTDETMLFVMANEGELSAHGPGGRYGFLFEDLGFEPVDEEISTTRHGQAISYEYINDRNPGIILALDRGSAIGGESSSSTVLDNNVIQDVDAIKNDRVVDLDAKLWYLASGGVMTTIGQLEEIEQALEQ
- the ribB gene encoding 3,4-dihydroxy-2-butanone-4-phosphate synthase, whose translation is MFDTIESAVEDLKQGKLIIVVDDEDRENEGDLVGIAEYITADEVNFMATHGRGLICTPLTGEIAEKAGLSPMVNNNRDPHGTAFTASIDHVSTTTGISAHERYDTIRALTEGGVKPSDFNAPGHIFPLVAKDGGVLERMGHTEASTDLARLSGAVPVGVICEIMNDDGTMARVDDLEIYKEKHDLKMITIEDLKRHMQKFTGVTLESTVQLPTDYGRFKMYGFVDNDTGKEHLALVHGELKNNMTVRIHSECLTGDVFHSQRCDCGEQLERAMRIINDQDGIILYMRQEGRGIGLINKLKAYELIEQGYDTVSANEHLGFDADLRKYDVAADMLHQLGLDEVTLLSNNPRKIRGLEEEGIKVNRQSHIVQANVVNQDYLKTKKEKLGHLL
- a CDS encoding ABC transporter permease, with product MIHKLFRLDIMIILLVVLSIISMFVGVVDLAPGDLFNLTDNQKNIIMESRFPRTIAIIIAGASLSVCGLIMQQLTRNKFVSPTTAGTMDWARLGILIALMFFPTASLLVKLLFASALSLAGTLLFMQIIQRVQFKDVVFVPLIGLMLGNVVSSVATFLSLRTNSVQSLSSWLQGDFSIIISGRYEVLYISIPFLIIALLYANQFTIAGMGQDFSKNLGLNYKRVINIGLLITAVITALVVVTVGMLPFLGLIIPNIISIFQGDHLKNTILQTAVLGAVFVMICDILGRVIIFPYEISIGLMIGVIGSFIFLIMIFRRVKSNA
- a CDS encoding SDR family NAD(P)-dependent oxidoreductase; its protein translation is MNLQDKTYIVSSAVTPLGKELSMHLAEQGANVILAGLEHVELDNLLKALQERSEGNHKVVLLEQSKEIDWVATVEEIQQDYNTLNGIILVHTIFTENRSVYDVSFDEFNQVMYEHVWGTYLGIRTLRPMLKDERDAKIINVIEPSFEDVFERNLYYTVTGAIEALTHSTAAELRKEDVDVYALSYRPSIRYEESPERSNSEAINTVMSILSGSEEAPNGNTIIIN